One window from the genome of Streptomyces cadmiisoli encodes:
- a CDS encoding carbohydrate ABC transporter permease encodes MAVLTAPQRKTPAQPPLSGRRGRGPRRNPPLLFAFVLVPMLAEAMWVFWPALQGFYLSLTRWDGVTDPQFVGLDNFREMAGDEVFRSATGHTVLWLVLFGGLSALLGLATALLLQQERRGIGFYRAALFMPVVFSLVATALVWQAIYQPDGVLNQLLESVGLGSLRHAWLADQDTALYAVIVPALWRQIGYVMVLYLAGLKGIDPALYEAAKVDGASAWQRFRHVTLPQLRGVNAVVVSVIIIDSLRSFDVVWALTRGGPYHSSELLSTYMYSTAFQSLRLGYGSALAVVIFLLAFGVICSYLIRAFREAD; translated from the coding sequence GTGGCCGTCCTGACTGCACCACAACGCAAGACCCCGGCCCAGCCGCCACTCAGTGGCAGGCGGGGCCGGGGCCCCCGGCGCAACCCCCCGCTGCTGTTCGCGTTCGTCCTCGTCCCCATGCTGGCCGAAGCCATGTGGGTCTTCTGGCCCGCCCTCCAGGGCTTCTACCTCTCCCTCACCCGCTGGGACGGCGTCACCGACCCGCAGTTCGTCGGTCTGGACAACTTCCGGGAGATGGCCGGCGACGAGGTCTTCCGCAGCGCCACCGGACACACCGTGCTGTGGCTGGTGCTGTTCGGCGGCCTGTCCGCGCTGCTCGGCCTGGCCACCGCGCTGCTGCTCCAGCAGGAGCGCCGCGGCATCGGCTTCTACCGCGCCGCCCTGTTCATGCCCGTCGTCTTCTCCCTGGTTGCCACCGCCCTGGTGTGGCAGGCGATCTACCAGCCGGACGGCGTCCTCAACCAGCTCCTCGAGTCGGTCGGTCTCGGCAGCCTGCGCCACGCCTGGCTCGCCGACCAGGACACCGCCCTGTACGCGGTGATCGTGCCCGCGCTGTGGCGGCAGATCGGCTACGTCATGGTCCTGTACCTGGCCGGCCTCAAGGGCATCGACCCGGCCCTGTACGAGGCCGCCAAGGTCGACGGCGCCTCGGCGTGGCAGCGGTTCCGCCATGTCACCCTGCCCCAGCTGCGCGGCGTGAACGCGGTCGTCGTGTCCGTCATCATCATCGACTCGCTGCGCTCCTTCGACGTCGTGTGGGCACTGACCCGCGGCGGCCCCTACCACTCGTCCGAGCTGCTGAGCACGTACATGTACTCCACCGCCTTCCAGTCCCTGCGGCTGGGCTACGGCTCCGCCCTGGCCGTCGTCATCTTCCTGCTGGCCTTCGGCGTCATCTGCTCCTACCTCATCCGCGCCTTCCGGGAGGCCGACTGA
- a CDS encoding carbohydrate ABC transporter permease — protein sequence MALTPTAPLRKRATTAAFHLSAGSLAALWLFPIALVLVTSFRTFDDIAANGLGSWPRSFSLDNYGQAWVDGGQQQALINSLIVSVPCVLVVLALAAMAAFALSRYELPFRRTMLLLMLGGNLLPPQILLIPVSKLSEMMGIYDKLIALIGVQIGFGVGFYVFVLYGFMRAIPVEIQQAAVVDGAGPWQIFWRIILPLAKPALAALSALSFTWIFNDLLWAITVLRSDSKMPITAALIGLQGQYVSMWNVIAAGSVIAAAPTVAVFLRFQRHFVAGLNLGAVK from the coding sequence ATGGCCCTCACACCCACGGCGCCGCTGCGCAAACGTGCCACGACCGCGGCGTTCCACCTCAGTGCCGGCTCACTGGCCGCCCTGTGGCTGTTTCCCATCGCCCTGGTACTGGTCACCAGTTTCCGCACGTTCGACGACATCGCCGCGAACGGCCTGGGCAGCTGGCCCCGTTCCTTCAGCCTCGACAACTACGGTCAGGCCTGGGTCGACGGCGGCCAGCAGCAGGCCCTCATCAACAGCCTGATCGTCAGCGTGCCGTGCGTGCTGGTGGTGCTGGCCCTGGCGGCCATGGCCGCGTTCGCCCTGAGCCGCTACGAACTCCCGTTCAGGCGCACGATGCTGCTGCTCATGCTGGGCGGCAACCTGCTGCCCCCGCAGATCCTGCTCATCCCGGTCTCGAAGCTCTCCGAGATGATGGGAATCTATGACAAACTGATCGCCCTCATCGGCGTGCAGATCGGATTCGGCGTCGGCTTCTACGTCTTCGTCCTGTACGGCTTCATGCGCGCCATCCCCGTCGAGATCCAGCAGGCGGCCGTCGTCGACGGCGCCGGCCCCTGGCAGATCTTCTGGCGGATCATCCTTCCCCTGGCGAAGCCCGCCCTGGCCGCGCTGAGCGCGCTGTCGTTCACCTGGATCTTCAACGACCTGCTCTGGGCGATCACCGTGCTGCGCAGCGACAGCAAGATGCCGATCACCGCGGCCCTGATCGGTCTGCAGGGTCAGTACGTGTCGATGTGGAACGTGATCGCCGCCGGCTCGGTCATCGCGGCCGCGCCCACCGTGGCCGTGTTCCTCCGGTTCCAGCGCCACTTCGTGGCCGGACTCAACCTCGGAGCAGTGAAGTGA